The Oryza sativa Japonica Group chromosome 11, ASM3414082v1 DNA window tcggtttttttatgttttcatcCCGTTGAGGTTTGAAAAACATTAtatataggtgccagttttagcACGTCCGGTACCTATAGTGCCGATATATATGTccctttttgtagtagtgatccCTCGGAATAATAGTAACCAAACAATATTCTTATTCTGCAGGTGTGAACAAATTAAACTTAGTTTTGTCTTGATCATCTGCCAACTATTCTTTTTAAGGTTAACTGTCGACTACTCGCATTTCTCATATACCCATCCTCCTCGTGGAAAACAGTTCTCCTCCTAGActatgtttagttcctaaaaaaagttgaaagtttagggaaagttagtagtttggaaaaaaaattgaaagttcatGTGTGTAGGAGAgatttggatgtgatgtgatggaaagctggaagttgggggtgaactaaacacggccctaGTGTTCTCTCGTTCCccaaaattaatataaatatatttactcTTTCTACACATTTACATCAACACAATTCGCAATATGCGAAGATCGTTTCATATTGCCTTCCACGTGTACCGTAAAAGGGGAGCAAATACAGTCGACAGTGGATGGAGGGGAATAGCTCTGGTTTTCCCAACAGCCAACCACCAGCTGCTAAGCTAGCTCCCAATCGTATTGAATGAACGTATGGACACATGCACCGTTTAAACACCACAAACCCATCCTTGCTTTGTTAATTGCTCGATCTCTTGCAGCTGCGTGCACCGCATCTGTGCATGCATCCACACTAGCAACTCTACCTATTTAAGCCCCTGCATTCCCGCGTATTCTCCTCATCCATCTCATCAGCAACGAACCAATTCacaccgatcgatcgagcaacAGTAGTAGGAACCATGGCCCGTGCACAGTTGGTGTTGGTCGCCGTTGTGGCAGCTCTGCTCCTCGCCgccccgcacgccgccgtggCCATCACCTGCGGCCAGGTCAACTCCGCCGTTGGGCCCTGCCTCACctacgcccgcggcggcgccggcccgtCGGCGGCCTGCTGCAGCGGCGTGAGGAGCCTCAAGGCCGCAGCCAGCAGCACCGCTGACAGGCGCACCGCGTGCAACTGCCTCAAGAACGCGGCCCGCGGCATCAAGGGGCTCAACGCCGGCAACGCCGCCAGCATCCCCTCTAAGTGCGGCGTCAGCGTCCCCTACACCATCAGCGCTTCCATCGACTGCTCCAGGTATTCATCTCATCAtctctaattatatatattctgttaaatataattaattaagcatggctaattgcatgatatatactccatcatctaatatatatatgtgcatgtgtgcaGGGTGAGCTGAGCTATCGATCGGATGGATCATTTATATGCATACAGAAGCGCGACGGTGGGTCGATGTGTGGAGCCGATCGAATTCTGTATCCAATATTAGTAGTATCTGTACGTATTCTGGAATAAAAAGATGAGCTAGCTAAGGTCGATCAatcaccatgcatgcatgtgtgtgcaTCCATGGTTGATCGGCCCGGCCGGTCAGGCTAGCTAGCTTTCTTCTTCTTGTGTGTTCATCTCGTACGTTTTGCTCCTTCTCGAGGTGTACGTGTACCAGAGAGAGCTAGCTAGAGATTCTACATGCATGTACTGCAACTCCTTGTACTACGTGCTTGTTTTGGAATATTACACATACATATAGCTCTTTTTGGTACATATATAGCTCTTTGTAGAGCTCCACACTAGTATAGATACTCTCATCTGTGACGTCCTCTAACATGCCTAGAATTAGCGGGCTGTCACAAGAAAGTCAtttcaatcgggccgaaaaaacgcccgattgagatatggtcatAAAACTCACGCCTGTCATGGATGACACCTATTTgtgacgggccgtagtttaggcccgattgagatatggtatgttatctcaatcgggcctaaactacggcccatcacggatgaccatcatctgtgacggacGCCAACATAAGGCTTGATTGAGATAACAatcatatctcaatcgggcctaaactacggcccgtcacGGATTACattcatcggtgacgggcttttatTTAGGCCCGATAAAGACCAGCAGCAGGCCACCAGGGTGGCCTGCGCCTTgtaataaaaagaaagaaaaatgttgCTCGTCAAGGGATTCGAACCAGGGTTTAccttaccgccggtaaccgcgcggttaccgcggttaccgggcttactgcgggggtacggtaatataagtACCGcagtaacctccttaaattcaaataaatttaaaaaataatttaaatttttgataaattttgcacggttttgtacggTTACCGCGGGGTAACCGGTAATCCTGGCCCcgacggtttgggaaaccctgatTCGAACCTACAACTACATGAACAATAAGCCTAAGGACTAACCACTGAGCCACTCAAGTGTTTTGTCACAGTACATGCACTTTTCTTTATATATCAAAATGTTATCAGGTAATGGACCTGCATCACTACTCGTGGGTTCATCATAAAATTCACAAGAATAGTGGCACATTTTTACTTTTAATGcgtgaataaaattttaaagTAGTTTATCTCGCTCATATGAACTCGAAATTGGACGATTCCTTTTTCAGTATTCTTATAAAAATATTGTCTACAATTTCAAGCACTTATAGCATGCCGTTAAGTAAACAGTGAAGACTCATatattgaaattcaaaattttgaattgtaGAACAAgtgtggtttttctttttaatctcTGGCTAAAACTTGTAGGTTGTCTTTCTCCCCCATACTAACTTTAAATTTGAttattcttttttctaaaattcTCTAAATTCGTGATCTATCAATTTATTGTGTTATTACAACTATTATTTTTGCCATACTTtcatgtgactttgttttatcaattgaagatttaaatttcaaaaagtgATAACTTCAAACGacattttgaagcagtaaatgatttcagctgaaaaagtcatgaacaCAAAAATTGTAGAACTGATCGAGATctacaaaatttattttggtCGTTCATTCAACAAACTGATAATAAtgttgttcacaaaatttacacatCTCTCTTATAATTTATGAAACCATATGGGAGATacgtaaattttgtgaacaacgttactatcactttgtcggatgaacaaatgaccaaaataaaaactgTAGATATAGATGgattatacaattttgttgttgatgactttttcagttgaagttgttcactaataaaaaattctatttaaagttctcaaactttgaatttcaaatttcaaattgttcaaatagagacagatggagaaatgaccaaaataaaaattttgcatcttgatgagctctacaactttttttttggtgaattttccatttgaaatcatttattaacccCAATTATTGTTCGAagttgtcaaaatttgaaaattcaaaatttgaattattCAAATGAACTTTTTCGTAAAAAAGACCAATACAatagttgtagatctcgatgagttatataattttatttcttataatttttgcatttgaaacacaaaaatcggcctaaaattaaatttaaagttctcataaattgaaattaaaaaaataccacatATGTTAGTAGGCCTAAACCCTGAAATCGGCCCGTTACAGAACTCGGCCCATAAATTTCTGGCCATTGATTCTTGGTCGAATGGCTATCGTTGCGCCAATGAAGCATATGTAGGgttgcaaaccctaaccctccgCACTTCATCTCGCATCGCGTTCGCCGCCGCTCGGATCCCCTTCCCACgcgtccctcctcctcccttcgtCCACCATCCACAACCCCCTCGGATCCCcttccgcctccccctccgctcctcccgccgccagCCCGTCGCAGCTGCAGCCCGTCAGGCGTCCCTGACGAGTGGGGCGACTGCTCGCCCtccgcgcccgagccgccctcCCAGCCCGACCCCCcaatcgacgacgacgagtgggGCCGGGACGACCCCTCGTCCTCCGGCACCGGGTGGGGCGAGCCGGGTGTGTCCGAACCCCaatccacctccgccgccgacgacgagtaGGGTGGGGAACTGGGGatccggcgccaccgccaccaccacctcctgccACCGGCGGGGATGGAccgtggtgggggtgggggtgatgCCTccgtggcggcgctgctgctgccgtcggCGCCGATGGCGTACGCGGTGGTGACTGACCCGGGGACGGTCGACACCCCTGACATGCCCAGCTACCAGCCATACGTGTACGGCCGCCTCGACCCCCTGCGCTGATCCCGCTCCAGATGAAGGAGGTCGACCTGTCCGTCGACTGCGCGctcggcgaggccgccgtcatCCGTCCGCGCGCGGTGGTGGCTGCACTTCATCACCCGCAGCCGCGACTGTGACGTCCGCGTCGTCGTGCCCATGGGCGACCAGGTAAATCTCGATCGGATCAAATTTGGAGAGCGAATGTTGTTTAATTTGGTACTACTTGGTTGACGTGCATGAATCAAATGCTTCTTGAATGATGGAGTGCAAACCAAATATTTCTGGTGGGAACTGGCGTATTGCAGTGTTATACATGCTGAGGTTACTTGCAGATCAGAGATAATGAAACTTTTTATGCACTGAAATGTGCTTTGTACTGTGAGTCACTCTGAAGATATTTCTCCTGTTTGCAACTATGAGACATGCTCAattttgtatttattttacGCTCTTAAATTAGTTCTTTTGCTATATTTCTGGATAGATCGAGTAGGTTTCATTTTTAAGAATTTTGTTTCTGGATTTTTGGCTAGCGATTAGTTCGGATACTCCAATGTTAATGTTGTGTAGAGGAAGATAGAACTACATGAGCAGAACATCTACCAGTCACTTATCCATTTATCTCTTCAGAATTTTTTGGTCTCAGATCAAATGACAGGAGAAAATAATGGACGCCTTCTCTATTTTTCAATAGATATAGACTCAGAAAGGGAAAAACCCATAGCTTATTTCAGTTTCATTTTGGTTTATGCCTCATGAACTTGTTGTTCTCTGAATTTTCTAAAGATAATTAAACTGGCAAACTGCttgtgtatatgtgtgtgtctcTCCAATAATGCCTGCCATTTCATGGTTTATCATGTCATGTTCCTGAAGTCAAAATTCTTATGGCATAAGCAAGTGAAAGTAATCCCTTGCTTTGTCCAGTGGAAATCAAATACAACAAGGAATGTGCTGGTTTAGCAGAGTGGTAACCTGACTTGTGTATCAAAATTTTGGCTTCGATCTGTATTATGTGATTGCCCAGTAGTAGATCTAGAGTTCGACACAATTAGTGGCTAGGGATTTGGTTATTGGCCCTTGACCAGAAGTTTAATGATTGCCAGTGGAATGTCAGTAGATCTAGATTGGGTTCTTGTGTCAAACCCTGGCTCGCTTCATTTATCAGGTAGCAAACCATCCATCCGTTACTATTGTTGccaattactattttttctcaGAGCTCTGATTCCCAGACATTAAGCTAGACAAGTTGATTCCCATATTAGTCTACATTGTGTGATTTGGTCCATAAGagtaatttaatttctataatAGAGATTTAATTTTCTTGGATTAGTCCTAGcttataatatttattttacatCTAAATGATTTGTTTCTTGTTTCAGCCTTCTAAGACAATTATGTCAGGACCAACTAATTTTCCTCCCTCTGGCCATTTTGTGAAGACCTAATGTTGTGGCACCACAGGTACTTTCACACTAGAGTCCCTGCTACTCATAAAACTTTGTTTGTGTCTGGTAGTGAATTGTTTGGCATGGAATTAATCGATCAGTGTCTTATCATACACTATGCTTTTCTTGGTCACATTTAGTTAGAATGCAGATGTTGGTTAATATCTTCCCtagaaaaacaaatttaattagAATGTAGATGCTTTTCTTATGCTATTTTTGCCTTGCAATTCATCGTAAGGATTGTGTGAATAATTAGTGTTACAGTGTTTTgttttctctgtttcagtaactaagaaaacatatttttagctCAGTTTGTATGCATGAAAACATTAGAGCTTTCTAGCCTCTAGAAGTGCAAATACATACTTCACAAGTCTAAGTCCTTGTATATCTTTTGGCAAGACACATGCTGCTACATGTGTTGGATAGATACATGCCATCCAAATAATAAATTAGTTTTAGtctcttgtttttttcttatttacaaaccttttataatttaccTTGTTCACGGCACTTCGTATTTTTCTTAGCAGGCCATAGTTTGAATCTAAAGTGCTGCAGTTAAATATCTACAGAATGTTGCACATCATGAAAATCAGGGTATGCTTCTCATTCAGGCCATAGCTTGAATCTAAAGTGTATGCAGTTAATTCAGAATGTTACCCAAGGTTGAAGCACCACAGAACACGGACTGTTGGAAGACAATTTTCTTGTACATGTGTTTGATGAATTGTAACTGAACACATTTAATTTTCCTATGGACCATTTGTATATTTCTAAATCCGATTTGAATGAATTTGTTGGTACTGAACTTAGATGGACTATTTTTGTAAACTTTAGAAACTTGAATTTTGATGTATGAATTGAGATCGATGTTCATATATTTATCCAAAttgctagcaaaggcctgaggctagctaaaaaaacaatttttttttgtggattatactcatctgtgacgggcattaactcaGAGCCCGTTTGAGATGAGAGTCATCCATGACAGGCTATACTttaggcccgttagagatgagagtcatctgtgacgggctatactttaggcccgttagagatgagagtcatctgtgacgagctatagtttaggcccgattgagataagagtcatttgtgacgggctatagtttaggcctgttagagatgagagttatctgtgacgggcttttgtgttggcccgattgagatgtgtgtcatccgtgacggccggatgtccgattgagatattttACCACATCAGTGACCTTTACTTAGTGACGGGTGACGGGGGCTATATTCGAAAGAGATGAGGCTTTTAGCCCGTTAGAGATGACTGATCCTGTTCTAGTGCCATCTATCTCTACGGCATTGGCGCCTGTATTGCAATTTCCATAAGCCATTTTCTCGATACATAATTGCTACTATctcatcccataatataagaagttttagagttcgATACGTCATTAAGAAAGTAAAGTAAAATTAAATGGAGGATGAGTGTAATTAGTTGAAAATTGGATGTAGGTGGGAAAATTGAATGGTGAAAAGTTATGATTGGTTGGGGACAtaatgttggtgaagaagatgttatattttgggataaattctaaatcctagaagttgttatattttgggacggacgcAGCGGGTCTGGGAGGCCAGCGGCAGGCAAGCGTCGCAgcggtcggcgagcggcggcagtaGGTGGCAAGCGGAGGTGGCCAGAGGAGGAGCGTAGCGGGCGGTGGACGAGCTCCGCCGGGCTACTCTGCCCGCCGCGTCATCGTCGTCCTCACCATCGGCCGCGCCATCATCCCCTACGGCGCGCACCATCATCCTCTATGCCGCCATCATCCTCGGAGGTGCTCCGCTCCTTCAAGGAGCTATGCCTGCGTTTTGAGCTCCTCGCCGATGAGCCCACCATGGTAGAAGGCGTGTTGCCCGGGTCTCCTCTGCACCCCACCGCCGCTACCCCGCCCCCTTGCCTCCAGCTCCGGCTATCGTCGTTCCTCCTACCTGCTTCGTGCGTGGCCGCTCCGCCCGATGCCACCCCGCTTGCCCTGCTCCTGGctgagagaggatagagagaagagaatTAGAGTGAGGATGATATCTGGGCCCCATAATTTTTATTCCCTCTTTGCTAATTAGGAAGCCACATCAGctaaaccacccatatatactgccacAGAACctattttgcacggttttgaaCATTTAAGGGGTAGACATATCTAGTATTGGGGATTGAGGATGTCATATAAACTCGATGTAAAGTTAAGGGATggtaggtgaacttattccttttgaaAACGGCTAGGATTGGCCCATCCAATATTGGTAATAGGATTGAAGGCGATTTAAAATATGGCCCATGGCCCACtacaaattataattatattggcCTACTGATGAATGCTACCACTGAGAGCTGCCGAGCTTTGCTTGTGTGATAGCACAATCCTATAGCTGTAGATGTTTAATTCAAGTTAATGGTGTCTTATTTAGCATTTATATATGCTTTTTAAAGAAACAAAGTTGATAAAGTACTCTTGTTTCTTTAATATGGACACCTTCTTATGTTTATCTGCATGTTATATTTTCCCGCaattaaaacatattaattcTTTCTTGAGTAAAATTAAACTTAAGGTGGATACTAATAAGTGCAACGAAACACTTTTTGCGATGTGACAACTTGCTTAGTCCGTACTAACTTTAAACCGACCACTCAAGTGAAAATGATCTTACAAGACGCTCTCTATAACACGCTTGTACGTTCCAACCCATGCTAGCAGGATAGTACTAATTAATTGTTATTTTGCAGGAAAAAAAACCCATAACTTGCACTGTATAACTTTATATAAGTATTTAAGGTCCCTGCATTTTTCAATGGCTATTTTTATTGGAGAATTTGGGCTTGAGGACTAATGTTGTCATACATTTTTAACTAAGGTTGAGGACAAAGTAGAGTTGTGACAGGAACCGAACAATATCTATTAAAATTATTACTTCCTTAAGGTTAGGTGTGGAAAATTAGTTGCCAAGTAAAATTCCATGGGGGTCCATGCATGCTAGCTAGCAGTTCCAGTGTGGTTTCCACCAGTGACCGCAACTTTGCTCTTCATGCAATCAATGATCAATCTGGGCTTCTATTATGGCaagtaaaaaaacaagattTTGTGAAAGAGACATCATTCTAAACATATTATTTTAAGAAGATATTGTGAGCATACTGGGGATTGAACACGAGACTTCAGGATTAAAACCACGCTTGCCACTtcactatcaagtgcatctccCCTTATGACAAGTCAGGACGGCCCAGTAATGGGAGAGGCAAGATTGAATTTTTTTGTCTACAAAATACAAATTTCCAGTGTGGTTCCACTGTTCCAGCCGGTGATCACGATTTTGCTCTTCATGCAATCAGTTTGTGCTACCCTATGACAAGTCAGAAAGGCAGAGTAATCGGAGATAcaagattggattttttttctttttctacaaAAATACTACAAATTTCTAGCACGGCATATACttccttcatcccaaaataaacatGTGAGTCCTCTACGAGCTATATGTTTGAATCTGCATATGTTTGCATGGCCTAAACAGGTTATTATATTGTACATAAATGAATGTTTTATAAGTTGCTATATTTATTTCCACCATATACGTTTGTATATCATAAGtgtaatttatctatatttattcTTGCTTGGTAGCTTGAATTAATTGAAGGTCATGGTATAATTTATATAACTGAAACAATCAAATGCGGCAGAGATATGCGTACAGTTGGAATTAATTGAAGCTAATATATGTGTTGCACTGTTGCATGGTTGAGAAGATTTGGCGGGTCATTATCGATCGATCAGAGCAAATATTAATGGTGAGAATTAATGTTTACCTTTAAAATGTCCTGCTACTGCGAAAACTATATACATTTTTCCTCCGCACGCTGAAAAAGATAGAAGGTGTGCATATAGCCTTTTGTTACAGTTTCCAAATTCCAactttaataattaaaacttttaaatatatTGTCACTAACCACGAAATCAATTGAAAGTAATACAAATCCAATACATGTCACCTATATGACCCTAAATAtatattactagaaaaaatgcctaTGCTTTACAACGGGTAAAGTCCTTTTTTTATATACAATAACTGTTAGGAGCtaagtaataaattaaaatattataatCGCTAAACATTATAAttaaaaagttaatgaaaattATTCTTGTTTTTGGTCGAAAGCccatttcttttttccttttcagtcTCGGCCTACTACGCTACATGTTTTCGCCCCAGCCCACAAGTGAAGCTGCAGTCCCAGCTTGTACACTCTACTAAGTCTTCAACCTCGCGAAAGTATTCTCGTGCCCATGAAATACCAGAGCTGATCCTCCTCGTCAAATTCGGCCGAATCTTTTTTGATCTCTCAAAATTAATAGAGGGCttttgatccactcgatctGCTCTATCCGTTTTTCCAATATTAGAATGAACCAAACTCACCGATCGGCCTTATCAGAGCAAATTAGAGGCGGCGCGTGCGGATCGGACTGGAGGAGATtgaataaaaaggaaaaaaactcgTGACCCACTAAAAAATCGAATGAAAAAAAGGCAAGTGGAGAAGGGAAAAAACCAGGCCcacaaaaaaacgaaaaaaaaccaaaagaacTAATCGTATGGTGGGAAAAAAACCAGGCACACAAAAACCGGACGGAAAAAAGGCAGGTTGAGAAGGGAAACACACCGGGCCCACAAAAACGCAAAAAAACCAATCCAACGGtggaaaaaaaggggaaaaaaccaAGACAGAGAGAAACGGCGCACGGATAAAAAAAAGGAgtcggacaaaaaaaaatcgtgcGTTGTGTTGGTGTGCTGAACGGAGTCGGAAAATAAAATCCCGTGTTATTGGGCTGACGTACGAAACTCACGGGCAAAAACACCttgaatttttataataggtaaagatttttgaaaaaaaacattagtatcagcttataattatttttggaAAACTACAAATGTTACTTCTCCAAATACGTGTTCAACGATCGCGCGAGGAGCGATCGAGCGGGGCAACATTATTACAACAATGACTTTTCAACAGAAAAATTTAAAGCTATGACTGTTAGCCATATTTAATGAAGTCATTGAATATCAACTGAAGACCTGCTGGCCAGATTGTTGATTGGCTGTAACAGGATAGCCATCGATCGACGCCGGTAAAATCGTGAATCCTAGACACAAACTATTTTATCATGATTGCGGTTGGGCAAATTTAGCTTGGCATGCAGATCGACATCGTGTTGACTGATCATGAGTCGTCGCATGAGCACACAGATCGACACCAGATGAGTCCATTTCTGATGGCTGTAGAGGTACCGCACCCTGAGGGAACCGGTAGAGAATAACCGCACACACACGATCGCTTCCATACACGTTGCAGTATACTTATATCCGTTTTAATTAAATATATGGTACGGTTAACTTTTGAAAATAATGTTAGATCGATCATTCGTTTCCTTCAAAACCTTAATTTATATGTGcatcgttttttttaaaaaaaacttttacacTAAAGGTTACTTTATTCAagatttattttttcatatttacactaatttttaaaataaaaacaatcaaATATAATGTCTAAAAGTGAATAAAACCTTATATTACAAAACTGAGAGAGTATGCCAGTTACTTAATTTTCTTagctaaatatatataattgtaaCTGATCAACATTTATCAGTTCAACCGAAACAAAGCtcgatatatatattattagcgaaaaatcaaatctaatgttcaaaagaataattaattgCCTTAATTAGAAGATGAATGCTCTATAGAGCTAGAAGCAAGTATAGTAGTAGTGATTACTACTCGCCCATGATCAGTAAATGTCCTGATACTGATAGAACACTAATAGCAgttacaatagcagactattagctagctacaaatatgagataaaagatgagagagaatagtagcaggctacagatctgtagccagctgcagcacgaactctaagacgtaatatgtgtatgataggtgggaccatatactaATAGTACAGTAaccaactattatatgaatcagctattagattggctataaatgaattggagctagtagttgactatacCATTAACCTTGCTCTAATAAGAGCAGGTAGAATAacaagttactccctcc harbors:
- the LOC4349602 gene encoding non-specific lipid-transfer protein 1; protein product: MARAQLVLVAVVAALLLAAPHAAVAITCGQVNSAVGPCLTYARGGAGPSAACCSGVRSLKAAASSTADRRTACNCLKNAARGIKGLNAGNAASIPSKCGVSVPYTISASIDCSRVS